The following are from one region of the Sandaracinus amylolyticus genome:
- a CDS encoding ankyrin repeat domain-containing protein codes for MLEEILEEDDLAGLQALAARDRGRLASVGPGGESALHVCAAVGAEKCAAWLLDQGSPVDARDALDRTPLHVAAEQGQLGMAKLLVARGAALEATSQGRTPLDLTGESREEEAALVAAFLRRAGARESLSSAVSSGKEKQVQKILEAGGRDWGAAATAALCIAVGAASIHSVGRHWPRVREKAEPRYQLNLRIVQLLLAHGADPNGPLPPGALPPLSEAAQGKGTELAELLLARGADPTRRDAVGRLPYEQAQNDPEIRALLKDAYDRATSRR; via the coding sequence ATGCTCGAAGAGATTTTGGAAGAGGACGATCTCGCGGGGCTGCAGGCTCTCGCGGCGCGAGATAGAGGACGCCTCGCGTCGGTGGGACCGGGAGGGGAGTCGGCCCTGCATGTGTGTGCGGCGGTCGGTGCGGAGAAGTGCGCGGCGTGGCTGCTCGATCAGGGCTCGCCGGTCGACGCGCGTGACGCGCTGGATCGGACGCCGCTCCACGTCGCGGCCGAGCAGGGGCAGCTCGGAATGGCGAAGCTGCTCGTCGCTCGGGGTGCGGCACTCGAAGCGACGTCACAGGGACGGACGCCGCTCGATCTGACGGGCGAGAGCCGTGAGGAGGAGGCGGCGCTCGTCGCGGCGTTCTTGCGGCGCGCGGGCGCGCGCGAGTCGCTCTCGAGCGCGGTCTCGTCCGGCAAGGAAAAGCAGGTCCAGAAGATCCTCGAGGCTGGGGGCCGCGACTGGGGCGCTGCGGCGACGGCGGCCCTCTGCATCGCAGTCGGCGCAGCCTCGATTCACAGCGTGGGTCGCCACTGGCCTCGTGTGCGCGAGAAAGCCGAGCCTCGGTATCAGCTCAATCTTCGGATCGTACAGTTGTTGCTCGCGCACGGTGCTGATCCGAACGGGCCGCTTCCTCCGGGAGCGTTGCCGCCGCTCTCCGAAGCCGCACAGGGGAAGGGCACCGAGCTCGCGGAGCTGCTTCTCGCTCGCGGTGCAGATCCCACCCGGCGCGACGCGGTCGGGCGGCTGCCGTACGAGCAGGCCCAGAACGATCCGGAGATCCGCGCCCTCCTGAAAGACGCTTACGACCGCGCGACGTCTCGGCGCTAG
- a CDS encoding RHS repeat-associated core domain-containing protein: MKRIATIGLLTCTLACAHDAVDATSAALTGREIPTDIADLFAHPASGFAGWTEGAPTVLDDGSAEYAISFALPPGRAGMTPELALQYNSRAGNGIAGWGWELAGYSAIAPCSREVAFDGEHELPQLDGGDPLCLGDTRLVRVDGALGGGEYRVHNDGARVEVVPDGFHVSYADGRRVTYGVRSDAILQSGDTAIAWLLSRIEDRTGNAIVYSYGHVTHAAGEVEYWPTEIRYTDHPKYGDGNRVVRFSFIERTDRVSRTIATVRARTTRLLERVEVLAPRTPGEPATLARVYQLRHRRGETGRSVLESVRECDADETCREPIAFSWTRDSGRPPVTVTGPALPLSPWEGSTFLEEQPGSLAGPFLGGEREVILYRSKDGWRVTDGSDVLSTAIDPSTTLIPVDLDRNGYWELLHFSLDGAEPWVKPIRLVRVDRTTTRTEPAGEALRADTCRSLAAGQSTSVTVADLNGDGAFDIVTSCLDDPDSHLRVRMNAADGDWATWTSLVSIEKPNGRFDPQPPLIADANGDGRDDLWVRGESGWFVGMYRRAGDPACPDADEPCIAYEALSGPPTTEEIEVDGETRRVTRPQVLIDVDDDGLVDILDLQNPNALVGWINQGPGRSFAPIQIEVQGDDLPVLGHISENDVQLADMDGDGRQDLVVYSVAEYMDSNGEALPVGAQVAREMLDFDAVWFTSNSAPRADVFLARGEHFEARRLPNGYESQGPVYVPSSETLGRFVFPNGEPAERYWPRNHVLDLSGDGIPELLRERFQDPTRPIGTQAVYSRSDLLESVAAGGRQQASFAYSFGYYTRRCDETICVAPRDGCAYPDVCGGTRLVVGSHTDIVGRTYDHHFMFPRWSVGGEGWLGFEFHRSADATRTSIVETELDFSSDDLEHPFAREVSLQTEWIRDEEHAFSIVTRSETKRSVRALTTGGTTVTVDQEASHTWQIEGSPPACVAVNSCRPPTGAPADLVRATIHDFDYSSSGALARSVVRVPGVETTETNYLEFDERPADWLFLPRFVTVTSTVASGQTATRSHRYDWDDLGRIYYVRALDGGLKATLSYDPDTALLDRVAWSGHDGEDLATRTTTFAYDADGVFIEREFNTLGHETTTVTDPRSGVPVYAVDARGVETRVAVDTLGRPVSHTTNGGTIAISYAKGDVFDGFPTILTRLAGLGVDSSQETDLIGRVHRLRQRGWQGTTEELIEYDAEGRPTHFHAPHYRDASGLPEPHALRSVTYDAASRVRWTDFHDGGRFAVNVYAGREHYSINRREHVSRVTYDLAGRVARSDEFTDSSESEYVYGPFGQLEAVVDHAGHQWRVERDDYGRIIGSFDPDSGWQCHQLNAFGEVVAELKGSEKPDEACSGYADAEQPISRTRRDAIGRVESIDHTQDGLTEFVWDVDLPGTIHAGFRSYDNTGTWFEYDEYARPEAVETGIDSHRVRFEYDYDSRNRLSVVHYPATRLGGDLAVEYHYDDTRGGLLDYVADQHGNRIWSAGDYDALGRWTESVLPNGIEVTRSFWTDSSRLFGLRAVSTWTGEVLQDYEHRWDLEGNLESRRDLRTAGEQQYQYDLRNRLIYAYDKKPDVARTYDYDAFGNLTLNRGVEQRFDADHPHQLLERGSATGVYAQYERGVRTSTADGFRATYNAFNLPEWVRGRTGVEAHFDYDAFGARVRRETEDDSTITVGLYEASFERDVLIGESRRIAIGNQVIAEEVDGQYFYYLADHLGSPEALVDQDAKVVERYEFEPYGLRGRFSPEMGPPDGVPHTDTGFTGHRQEDDLGLIDMGGRFYDPVTASFLTPDPVIHSALDRSSYNSYAYAAGNPLRFVDPTGFDWCDGGCGDTGAGILGLVAGFFAQVFGGGLTPQQRAQATASLPPRPPPTAREAARQAYREWARGRRQPSVSTSARDGGGGDWVDTALHYTAAIDRTPGPLRRTFLELGLAVVQVPLSMIPWVGAGMDGVTLADPDSEPWEQAIAGASLTVEGFTAGASPNAGPFLRALRIVRRGSAPWHYAPGLYHVIHRSGLLTRVLVGQLGRIERVTAVLTQAARAQRGTRATRAATRHGRLRSGRATDDAGHVVARALGGDGGLWNTFGQLPHINRGQFMQWEQQIADAVDAGSDVRISVVLNYADPANVTRVTSIDYNVWVDGVHTVRNFTN, translated from the coding sequence ATGAAGCGAATCGCTACGATTGGCCTGCTCACGTGCACGCTGGCGTGCGCACACGATGCGGTCGACGCTACATCCGCCGCGTTGACTGGGCGAGAAATTCCAACGGATATTGCGGATCTGTTCGCGCATCCCGCGTCGGGATTCGCCGGTTGGACCGAAGGCGCGCCGACCGTCCTGGATGACGGATCCGCCGAATACGCGATTTCGTTTGCCCTGCCACCCGGGCGAGCAGGAATGACGCCGGAACTCGCACTCCAGTACAACAGCCGTGCGGGCAATGGGATCGCTGGGTGGGGATGGGAGCTCGCGGGCTACTCAGCGATCGCACCATGCTCACGGGAAGTAGCTTTCGACGGCGAGCATGAACTCCCTCAGCTGGACGGCGGAGACCCACTCTGCCTCGGCGACACGAGGCTTGTTCGCGTCGACGGCGCCCTCGGTGGTGGTGAGTACCGAGTACACAACGATGGCGCGCGAGTAGAAGTCGTCCCGGACGGCTTTCACGTCTCGTATGCAGACGGCCGACGCGTCACGTACGGTGTGCGGTCCGATGCGATTCTGCAGTCCGGTGATACCGCGATCGCGTGGCTACTTAGTCGCATCGAAGATCGCACCGGGAATGCCATCGTCTACTCCTACGGTCACGTCACCCACGCGGCCGGTGAGGTAGAATACTGGCCCACCGAGATTCGGTACACCGATCATCCAAAGTACGGTGATGGCAACCGTGTCGTGCGCTTCAGTTTCATTGAGCGCACCGATCGCGTCTCGCGTACGATCGCTACCGTCCGCGCACGTACGACGCGTCTCCTCGAGCGCGTGGAGGTGCTCGCTCCTCGAACGCCGGGTGAACCGGCCACGCTCGCAAGGGTCTATCAGCTCAGGCACAGGCGCGGCGAGACTGGCCGTTCTGTTCTTGAGAGTGTGCGCGAATGCGACGCGGACGAGACGTGTCGCGAGCCGATTGCGTTCAGCTGGACCAGAGACTCCGGGCGGCCTCCGGTAACGGTGACCGGACCTGCTCTCCCGTTGTCTCCTTGGGAGGGGTCGACTTTCCTTGAGGAGCAGCCTGGGTCTCTTGCGGGACCTTTTCTCGGCGGCGAACGGGAGGTGATCCTCTACCGCTCGAAGGACGGGTGGCGCGTAACTGATGGTAGTGACGTGCTGTCGACAGCCATCGATCCGTCCACGACGCTCATCCCCGTCGATCTCGATCGGAACGGCTACTGGGAGCTTCTGCACTTCAGTCTGGACGGCGCCGAACCCTGGGTGAAGCCGATACGACTCGTTCGGGTGGATAGGACAACGACCCGAACGGAACCGGCAGGTGAGGCGCTTCGCGCGGATACGTGCCGGAGCCTCGCGGCCGGCCAGTCAACGTCCGTGACTGTCGCTGACCTCAACGGCGATGGTGCGTTCGACATCGTTACCTCGTGCCTCGACGATCCTGATAGCCATCTGCGCGTGCGGATGAACGCGGCCGATGGGGACTGGGCGACTTGGACGTCGCTCGTCTCGATTGAAAAGCCGAATGGCCGCTTCGATCCGCAGCCTCCGCTGATTGCCGACGCCAATGGAGACGGCCGGGACGACCTCTGGGTCCGCGGTGAGTCGGGCTGGTTCGTCGGCATGTATCGACGCGCTGGTGATCCGGCTTGTCCCGACGCTGATGAACCGTGCATCGCCTATGAAGCGTTGTCGGGACCACCTACGACGGAGGAGATCGAGGTCGATGGCGAGACGCGTCGAGTCACGCGTCCACAGGTTCTGATTGACGTCGACGACGACGGACTCGTCGACATTCTCGACCTTCAAAACCCCAACGCTCTGGTCGGCTGGATCAACCAGGGTCCCGGTCGTTCGTTCGCGCCGATCCAAATCGAGGTCCAAGGCGACGATTTACCGGTGCTCGGACATATCAGCGAAAACGACGTGCAACTCGCGGATATGGACGGGGACGGGCGCCAGGACCTCGTCGTGTACTCTGTCGCGGAGTACATGGATTCCAACGGAGAGGCCCTGCCGGTCGGTGCGCAGGTCGCGCGCGAGATGCTCGACTTCGACGCTGTGTGGTTTACGTCGAATTCCGCTCCTCGCGCGGATGTGTTTCTGGCACGTGGAGAGCACTTCGAGGCACGCCGCCTTCCAAATGGATACGAATCTCAAGGCCCGGTGTACGTACCCTCTTCCGAGACGCTGGGACGTTTCGTGTTTCCGAACGGTGAGCCGGCTGAGCGCTACTGGCCTCGAAATCACGTGCTCGACCTGAGCGGTGATGGCATTCCCGAACTGTTGCGCGAACGCTTCCAAGATCCCACTCGGCCTATCGGCACGCAGGCTGTGTATAGCCGGTCCGATCTCTTGGAGAGTGTGGCCGCGGGGGGAAGGCAGCAGGCGTCGTTCGCGTACTCGTTCGGTTATTACACTCGGCGCTGCGACGAAACCATCTGTGTCGCTCCGCGCGACGGGTGCGCGTACCCGGATGTCTGTGGCGGAACTCGTCTGGTGGTGGGGAGCCACACGGATATCGTGGGCAGGACGTACGACCATCACTTCATGTTTCCGAGGTGGTCGGTTGGAGGAGAGGGCTGGCTCGGCTTCGAATTCCATCGCAGTGCTGATGCGACGCGAACCAGCATTGTTGAGACAGAGCTGGACTTCTCCAGCGACGACCTCGAGCACCCGTTTGCCAGAGAAGTCTCGCTGCAAACCGAGTGGATTCGCGACGAGGAGCACGCATTCTCTATCGTAACGCGGAGCGAAACCAAGCGAAGTGTTCGAGCGCTGACGACTGGAGGAACGACAGTTACGGTCGATCAGGAGGCGAGTCACACGTGGCAGATCGAAGGGAGCCCACCGGCTTGTGTGGCAGTCAATTCCTGCCGGCCACCCACTGGCGCGCCTGCTGATCTCGTCCGTGCGACCATTCACGACTTCGACTACTCGTCGTCAGGCGCGCTCGCCCGCAGTGTAGTGCGAGTTCCGGGCGTGGAGACCACGGAGACGAATTACCTCGAATTCGACGAACGTCCGGCGGATTGGCTCTTTCTGCCAAGGTTTGTGACCGTCACTTCGACCGTGGCTTCCGGTCAGACGGCCACACGTTCGCACAGGTATGACTGGGATGATCTCGGGCGGATCTACTACGTCCGGGCTCTCGATGGCGGTCTCAAAGCGACGCTCTCCTACGATCCCGACACGGCTCTGCTCGACCGCGTTGCATGGTCCGGACACGACGGCGAGGATCTCGCGACTCGCACGACGACCTTCGCTTACGACGCAGACGGCGTGTTCATTGAGCGCGAGTTCAACACGCTCGGTCACGAGACCACCACTGTCACCGATCCACGCAGCGGAGTTCCCGTCTATGCAGTCGACGCGCGCGGAGTTGAGACCCGTGTTGCCGTGGATACGCTCGGACGACCCGTCTCGCACACGACGAATGGCGGGACTATCGCGATCTCCTACGCGAAAGGTGACGTCTTTGATGGCTTTCCGACCATCCTTACTCGGTTGGCGGGGCTAGGGGTCGATAGCTCCCAGGAAACCGACCTCATCGGGCGCGTGCACCGGCTTCGACAACGTGGATGGCAGGGCACGACCGAAGAACTGATTGAGTACGACGCGGAGGGTCGTCCGACTCACTTTCATGCGCCGCACTACCGCGATGCGAGTGGCCTGCCTGAGCCGCACGCGCTTCGGTCGGTCACCTATGACGCGGCGTCCCGGGTGCGATGGACCGACTTCCACGATGGGGGCCGGTTCGCGGTCAACGTGTACGCTGGTCGCGAGCACTACTCGATCAACCGACGCGAGCACGTGTCCCGTGTCACCTACGACCTTGCGGGCCGGGTCGCCCGCTCGGATGAATTTACGGATTCCTCCGAGTCGGAATATGTCTATGGCCCGTTCGGTCAGCTTGAGGCCGTCGTCGACCATGCTGGTCATCAGTGGAGGGTTGAGCGTGACGATTACGGGCGAATCATCGGTTCCTTCGATCCTGATTCGGGATGGCAGTGTCACCAGCTCAACGCGTTCGGTGAGGTCGTCGCTGAGCTGAAGGGAAGTGAGAAGCCCGACGAGGCGTGCAGCGGCTACGCTGATGCGGAGCAGCCGATCTCACGTACTCGGCGCGACGCCATCGGACGGGTCGAATCGATCGACCACACTCAGGACGGACTGACTGAGTTCGTGTGGGACGTCGATCTTCCTGGTACGATCCACGCTGGATTCCGCAGCTACGACAACACCGGAACTTGGTTCGAGTACGACGAGTATGCTCGTCCCGAAGCTGTGGAGACTGGCATTGATAGCCATCGGGTTCGGTTCGAGTACGACTACGACTCACGGAATCGCCTGAGTGTCGTTCACTATCCTGCGACGCGGCTCGGCGGCGATCTCGCGGTGGAGTACCACTACGACGATACTCGCGGTGGGCTGCTCGACTACGTCGCGGATCAGCACGGCAACCGGATCTGGTCGGCAGGTGACTACGACGCGCTCGGTCGCTGGACGGAGTCGGTGCTGCCGAATGGCATCGAGGTCACTCGGTCGTTCTGGACGGATAGTTCGCGGCTTTTCGGACTTCGCGCCGTTTCCACGTGGACGGGAGAGGTCCTGCAGGATTACGAGCATCGATGGGACCTCGAGGGCAATCTCGAGTCTCGCCGCGACCTCAGAACGGCTGGCGAGCAGCAGTACCAATACGATCTGCGCAACCGCCTGATCTACGCATATGACAAGAAGCCCGACGTCGCGCGGACCTACGACTACGATGCGTTTGGGAATCTGACCCTCAACCGCGGTGTCGAGCAACGCTTCGATGCTGATCATCCGCATCAGTTGCTTGAGCGTGGCAGCGCGACCGGTGTGTACGCGCAATATGAACGTGGCGTCCGAACCTCCACTGCGGACGGATTCCGTGCGACGTACAACGCGTTCAATCTTCCCGAGTGGGTAAGAGGGCGCACTGGTGTCGAAGCGCATTTCGACTACGACGCTTTCGGCGCACGGGTTCGTCGCGAGACGGAAGACGACTCGACCATCACCGTGGGGCTCTACGAAGCGTCGTTCGAGCGCGACGTACTGATCGGCGAATCTCGGCGAATTGCCATCGGCAATCAGGTGATCGCGGAGGAGGTCGACGGTCAGTATTTCTACTATCTCGCCGATCACCTCGGCTCTCCAGAGGCACTGGTCGATCAGGACGCAAAGGTCGTCGAGCGATACGAGTTCGAGCCCTACGGACTTCGAGGGCGATTCAGCCCGGAGATGGGGCCGCCCGACGGCGTTCCACACACTGACACGGGCTTCACTGGGCACCGCCAGGAGGACGATCTCGGACTGATCGACATGGGCGGGCGCTTCTACGATCCGGTTACGGCTTCCTTTCTTACGCCCGACCCTGTCATCCACTCCGCACTCGATCGCTCGTCGTACAACTCCTATGCGTATGCCGCCGGGAATCCGCTGCGCTTCGTAGACCCCACCGGTTTCGACTGGTGTGACGGAGGGTGCGGCGACACCGGCGCTGGTATCCTCGGATTGGTCGCTGGGTTCTTCGCACAGGTGTTCGGTGGCGGGCTCACGCCTCAGCAGCGCGCCCAGGCGACCGCTTCGCTTCCGCCGCGCCCCCCCCCGACAGCGCGTGAAGCAGCGCGCCAGGCATACCGAGAGTGGGCACGCGGTCGGCGACAGCCGTCGGTGTCTACCAGCGCCCGTGACGGTGGTGGCGGTGACTGGGTCGACACGGCGCTGCACTACACGGCAGCGATCGATCGCACGCCGGGGCCGCTGCGCCGCACGTTCCTCGAGCTCGGTCTGGCCGTCGTTCAGGTTCCGCTGAGCATGATCCCCTGGGTAGGGGCGGGGATGGATGGAGTAACCCTCGCAGATCCCGACAGCGAGCCTTGGGAGCAAGCGATCGCCGGCGCTAGCCTGACGGTCGAGGGGTTCACCGCCGGCGCGTCACCGAACGCTGGTCCGTTCCTGCGAGCGCTTCGGATCGTCCGCAGAGGCAGCGCGCCATGGCACTACGCGCCAGGCCTGTACCACGTCATCCATCGCAGCGGACTTCTCACCCGGGTCTTGGTGGGCCAGCTGGGGCGCATCGAGCGCGTCACTGCGGTCCTGACTCAGGCCGCTCGGGCGCAACGCGGGACCCGAGCGACACGAGCGGCGACGCGTCACGGAAGACTGAGGAGCGGTCGAGCCACCGACGATGCGGGCCACGTGGTCGCGCGGGCACTCGGCGGAGATGGGGGACTCTGGAACACGTTCGGGCAGCTACCGCATATCAACCGGGGTCAGTTCATGCAGTGGGAGCAACAGATCGCTGACGCTGTTGACGCCGGTTCAGACGTAAGGATCTCGGTAGTTCTGAACTACGCTGATCCAGCGAACGTTACACGCGTCACGAGTATCGACTACAACGTCTGGGTCGATGGCGTCCATACGGTAAGGAACTTCACGAACTAG
- a CDS encoding AgmX/PglI C-terminal domain-containing protein, with protein sequence MMQRAGGIAAIVLALSGCAGGNCPRRAASTGGNTAGSESTAVASQGPTAHETPEHNLEFDEQVVTASPSDAPPERLTPEIVQHVVTGQLTDVHQCYENALHATPGTAGRVAVLMHISATGNVVSTEVAENTTGVDTLGTCIAQHAQHWHFPEAAHDIAVRYPFSLQPAPQ encoded by the coding sequence ATGATGCAGCGAGCGGGCGGGATCGCGGCGATCGTGTTGGCGCTCTCGGGATGCGCGGGCGGCAACTGTCCACGGCGCGCGGCGAGCACCGGGGGCAACACCGCGGGCAGCGAGTCGACCGCGGTCGCGTCGCAGGGCCCGACCGCGCACGAGACGCCCGAGCACAACCTCGAGTTCGACGAGCAGGTCGTCACCGCGAGCCCCTCGGACGCGCCGCCCGAGCGCCTCACGCCCGAGATCGTCCAGCACGTCGTCACCGGTCAGCTCACCGACGTGCACCAGTGCTACGAGAACGCGCTGCACGCGACGCCGGGGACCGCGGGGCGCGTCGCGGTGCTCATGCACATCTCGGCGACCGGCAACGTCGTGTCCACCGAGGTCGCGGAGAACACCACCGGCGTCGACACCCTCGGCACCTGCATCGCGCAGCACGCGCAGCACTGGCACTTCCCCGAGGCCGCCCACGACATCGCGGTGCGCTACCCGTTCTCGCTGCAGCCCGCGCCGCAGTAG
- a CDS encoding Crp/Fnr family transcriptional regulator, which produces MAIAPRSADELFRDVPILGQLPAPDLHLLAEAAEVRKVARAAPLFSEGQAAEGLFVVRTGEVKLTKSGRDGREQIIYLARPGRPIIEGVRFDGGVYPASAIAMRAGSALLVSNETIASLGEKRPAILRVMLDLRAHRADKTLRLVSDLSLRTVPARLASFLCTLAAARELRGEDSRHLVRDLTTETVAGRLGTVREEISRGLALLEREGALKVTPDLIEVLDIAKLESIAYGRKKGS; this is translated from the coding sequence ATGGCGATCGCACCTCGTTCGGCCGACGAGCTCTTCCGGGACGTGCCCATCCTCGGCCAGCTCCCCGCTCCCGACCTGCACCTGCTGGCGGAGGCCGCCGAGGTGCGGAAGGTCGCGCGTGCGGCGCCTCTCTTCAGCGAAGGTCAGGCGGCCGAAGGCCTCTTCGTGGTGCGCACCGGCGAGGTGAAGCTCACGAAGAGCGGTCGCGACGGACGCGAGCAGATCATCTACCTCGCGCGTCCCGGCCGTCCGATCATCGAGGGCGTCCGCTTCGACGGCGGTGTCTATCCCGCGAGCGCGATCGCGATGCGCGCGGGCAGCGCGCTCCTGGTCTCGAACGAGACGATCGCGTCGCTCGGCGAGAAGCGCCCGGCGATCCTGCGCGTGATGCTCGATCTGCGGGCCCACCGCGCCGACAAGACGCTGCGCCTGGTGAGCGATCTGTCGCTGCGCACGGTGCCGGCGCGCCTCGCGTCGTTCCTGTGCACACTGGCCGCGGCGCGCGAGCTGCGCGGCGAGGACTCGCGTCACCTGGTGCGCGATCTGACGACCGAGACGGTCGCGGGACGCCTCGGGACGGTGCGCGAGGAGATCTCGCGCGGCCTCGCGCTGCTGGAGCGCGAAGGCGCGCTGAAGGTCACGCCCGATCTGATCGAGGTGCTCGACATCGCGAAGCTCGAGTCCATCGCGTACGGGCGCAAGAAGGGCTCGTAG
- a CDS encoding helix-turn-helix domain-containing protein, whose translation MAAERTAAEGASAGIGGAAARAFVAVRCRDRSWIVDVPLGESMLAGPRGEALVAVDGITEPLGSQGCIAWNGRTLSLRETARAPEIFLGGKRMESPVELKPGDELTIGPAHLVVGISSPDLPATRRALTHAEFKERLAEEMARAGRGGRPTALVMALARSGEGGVLLGAALDCFRAGDVVASYAHDETEILLPDTTRERALAVVERVLRGVELDGVIVACAVAPKDADHPERLMRAARLALRMQLEERGRVPVSRPPEDDPVLDDPASRRAAERLEVRAHARGPILLTGEPSAGKVAFARRMHRVAGGGPMVVLACARTTDPRALESALDEAAEARGGTLILDEIGELTMDAQARWLPVLRALEPEARLVVTSHRDLRALAERGAFHAELAAYLFARDPIAIPPLRQRPDDVVPLATRFAIEAGARVPVRFSAGGLARLRSYPWPGNVLELRNAMERAVRLAGGGEILAEHLPGDSLAAAQGDGRLREHVDSVERDAIVKALAEANHNQTHAAKRLGLSRRALIYKMEKYGLKPPPGQNRRGGRG comes from the coding sequence ATGGCGGCGGAGCGCACCGCAGCGGAGGGAGCATCCGCGGGGATCGGCGGCGCCGCGGCGCGCGCGTTCGTGGCGGTGCGATGCCGCGATCGCAGCTGGATCGTCGACGTGCCGCTGGGCGAGTCGATGCTCGCGGGTCCACGCGGGGAGGCGCTGGTCGCGGTCGACGGCATCACCGAGCCGCTCGGATCGCAGGGCTGCATCGCGTGGAACGGGCGGACGCTCTCGCTGCGCGAGACCGCGCGCGCCCCGGAGATCTTCCTGGGCGGAAAGCGCATGGAGAGCCCGGTCGAGCTCAAGCCGGGCGACGAGCTCACGATCGGCCCGGCTCACCTGGTGGTCGGGATCAGCTCCCCCGATCTACCGGCGACCCGTCGCGCGCTGACCCACGCCGAGTTCAAGGAGCGGCTCGCGGAGGAGATGGCGCGCGCCGGGCGGGGCGGTCGTCCGACCGCGCTGGTGATGGCGCTGGCGCGGAGCGGCGAAGGCGGCGTGCTCCTCGGGGCTGCGCTCGACTGCTTCCGCGCCGGGGACGTCGTCGCGAGCTACGCCCACGACGAGACCGAGATCCTGCTGCCCGACACGACGCGCGAGCGCGCGCTCGCGGTCGTGGAGCGCGTCCTGCGGGGCGTGGAGCTCGACGGGGTGATCGTCGCGTGCGCGGTGGCGCCGAAGGACGCGGATCACCCCGAGCGCCTGATGCGCGCGGCGCGCCTGGCGCTGCGGATGCAGCTCGAGGAGCGAGGCCGGGTCCCGGTGTCGCGGCCGCCCGAGGACGACCCGGTGCTCGACGATCCCGCGAGCCGTCGCGCGGCCGAGCGCCTCGAGGTGCGCGCCCACGCGCGCGGCCCGATCCTGCTGACCGGCGAGCCCAGCGCGGGGAAGGTCGCGTTCGCGCGGCGCATGCACCGGGTGGCGGGGGGCGGCCCGATGGTGGTGCTCGCGTGCGCGCGCACGACCGATCCCCGGGCGCTCGAGTCCGCCCTCGACGAGGCCGCCGAGGCGCGCGGCGGCACGCTGATCCTCGACGAGATCGGCGAGCTCACCATGGACGCGCAGGCGCGCTGGCTCCCGGTGCTGCGCGCGCTCGAGCCGGAGGCGCGGCTCGTGGTGACGAGCCATCGCGATCTGCGCGCGCTCGCCGAGCGCGGCGCGTTCCACGCGGAGCTCGCCGCATATCTCTTCGCGCGCGACCCGATCGCGATCCCGCCGCTGCGGCAGCGGCCCGACGACGTGGTGCCGCTCGCGACGCGCTTCGCGATCGAGGCCGGCGCGCGGGTGCCGGTGCGCTTCTCGGCGGGCGGCCTCGCGCGGCTGCGCAGCTATCCGTGGCCCGGCAACGTGCTCGAGCTGCGCAACGCGATGGAGCGCGCGGTGCGGCTCGCGGGCGGCGGCGAGATCCTGGCGGAGCACCTGCCGGGCGACAGCCTCGCGGCGGCGCAGGGCGACGGTCGGCTGCGCGAGCACGTCGACTCGGTGGAGCGCGACGCGATCGTGAAGGCGCTCGCCGAGGCGAACCACAACCAGACCCACGCCGCCAAGCGCCTCGGCCTCTCGCGCCGCGCGCTGATCTACAAGATGGAGAAGTACGGCCTGAAGCCGCCCCCCGGGCAGAACCGCAGAGGCGGCCGCGGCTAG
- a CDS encoding alpha/beta hydrolase, whose product MKIERLGDLHARIVGESEGEGPVVVLLHGFGAPGEDLVGLAPYLQVPRGTRFVFPEAPLDLSRVYGMGRAWWMIDMVALDRMMREGRARDLANEVPEGIDEARTKVVSMLDAIEQRLRPSSLILGGFSQGAMLSVDVALHDARPLAGLALFSGTLLSQSIWTPKMASRTGLPVMQSHGAFDPILPFPNAELLRDRMKEAGVDVDFVPFRGGHEIPPVALQRFGALAHRVLAPRD is encoded by the coding sequence ATGAAGATCGAGCGGCTCGGAGATCTGCACGCACGCATCGTCGGCGAGAGCGAAGGCGAGGGCCCCGTCGTGGTGCTGCTGCACGGGTTCGGCGCGCCCGGCGAGGACCTCGTCGGGCTCGCGCCCTATCTCCAGGTGCCGCGCGGCACGCGCTTCGTGTTCCCCGAGGCGCCGCTCGATCTCTCGCGCGTCTACGGCATGGGCCGCGCGTGGTGGATGATCGACATGGTCGCGCTCGATCGGATGATGCGCGAAGGGCGCGCGCGCGATCTCGCGAACGAGGTGCCCGAGGGCATCGACGAGGCGCGCACGAAGGTCGTCTCGATGCTCGACGCGATCGAGCAGCGCCTCCGGCCGAGCTCGCTGATCCTCGGGGGCTTCTCGCAGGGCGCGATGCTCTCGGTCGACGTCGCGCTCCACGATGCACGTCCGCTCGCGGGCCTCGCGCTCTTCTCGGGCACGCTGCTCTCGCAGTCGATCTGGACGCCGAAGATGGCGTCGCGCACGGGCCTGCCGGTGATGCAGAGCCACGGCGCGTTCGATCCGATCCTGCCCTTCCCGAACGCCGAGCTGCTGCGCGATCGCATGAAGGAAGCAGGCGTCGACGTGGACTTCGTGCCGTTCCGCGGCGGCCACGAGATCCCCCCGGTCGCGCTGCAGCGCTTCGGCGCGCTCGCGCATCGCGTGCTCGCGCCCCGCGATTGA